The following are encoded together in the Phaseolus vulgaris cultivar G19833 chromosome 9, P. vulgaris v2.0, whole genome shotgun sequence genome:
- the LOC137821485 gene encoding uncharacterized protein: MSTSEDPNVTTAQEPELEPEAEAEAEAEAELEQEQDQQSEEWETMARAWLCSFPEAKEVSMAEVEAWIDSNLASLPEGLRSMPRPDLSNRLISFQNCIRLPNQEREASQLDLPHARFQRTDQWIPVYSWLETLDKEEVVKSKEISDWLTENPKVQEQLCSRHSRYHLMHYIKKCHLKILKRRDKKKGVEQPDKDSPLKVQKDVVMKHPAPLPSSSVSNLPKDSDLYLAKKNEAYRKYEILVELEKLLSPTFSKQPSI, encoded by the exons ATGTCGACCTCCGAGGACCCAAATGTAACAACGGCACAAGAACCAGAGCTAGAGCCAGAAGCAGAAGCAGAGGCAGAGGCAGAGGCAGAGCTAGAACAAGAACAGGATCAGCAATCAGAAGAATGGGAGACGATGGCTCGAGCGTGGCTCTGTTCCTTCCCGGAGGCCAAGGAAGTGAGCATGGCCGAAGTGGAAGCGTGGATCGACTCCAACCTCGCATCTCTCCCCGAAGGCCTCCGTTCCATGCCTCGCCCTGATCTCTCAAACCGACTCATCTCCTTCCAGAATTGCATCAGACTCCCCAACCAG GAACGGGAAGCGAGTCAGCTTGATCTTCCGCACGCGCGGTTTCAGCGCACTGACCAGTGGATTCCGGTGTATTCGTGGCTGGAGACTTTGGATAAGGAGGAGGTGGTTAAGTCCAAGGAGATTTCTGACTGGCTAACGGAGAACCCTAAGGTCCAAGAACAGTTGTGCTCTCGGCATTCTCGATACCATTTGATGCACTACATTAAGAAATGCCATCTCAAGATATTAAAGAGAAGGGATAAGAAGAAG GGTGTAGAACAGCCTGACAAAGACTCGCCGTTGAAGGTTCAGAAAGATGTGGTGATGAAACACCCAGCTCCCCTTCCAA GTAGTTCTGTAAGTAACCTGCCCAAAGATAGTGATTTATACTTGGCCAAAAAGAATGAAGCCTATCGTAAATATGAGAT TTTAGTGGAGTTGGAGAAGCTACTTTCCCCCACATTCTCAAAGCAACCTAGCATATAG